In Nostoc sp. UHCC 0926, a single genomic region encodes these proteins:
- a CDS encoding TRADD-N-associated membrane domain-containing protein has protein sequence MNKQSKANIEVQPKDISIHWYQERSRQASASFNLAISLATATTILGVVTAVSVCLGNVSAATTAVGLTSGVVSKLFFNFCDNANKRLDETAKELLEDD, from the coding sequence ATGAACAAACAATCTAAAGCTAACATAGAAGTGCAGCCAAAGGATATTTCAATACACTGGTATCAAGAACGTTCTCGACAAGCCAGTGCAAGTTTTAACCTAGCTATTAGCCTAGCAACAGCAACTACTATACTTGGCGTTGTAACTGCTGTATCAGTTTGCTTGGGAAATGTATCGGCAGCGACAACGGCTGTTGGACTTACCTCTGGAGTTGTGAGCAAACTGTTTTTCAACTTCTGTGATAATGCAAACAAGAGACTGGATGAGACTGCTAAAGAACTTTTAGAAGATGATTAA
- the secG gene encoding preprotein translocase subunit SecG, producing MIVTNIVQGIWAFSATGLIILVLLHSPKGDGIGAIGGQAQLFSSTKSAENTLNRITWALTVIFLGLTVVLSAGWLPK from the coding sequence ATGATAGTTACTAATATTGTGCAAGGCATTTGGGCATTTTCCGCCACTGGTTTGATTATCTTAGTTTTACTGCATAGCCCCAAAGGTGATGGCATTGGAGCCATTGGCGGACAAGCCCAGTTATTTAGCAGTACCAAGAGTGCAGAAAACACCTTAAACCGAATTACTTGGGCATTGACAGTAATTTTTCTTGGTTTAACAGTAGTTTTAAGTGCTGGTTGGCTGCCTAAATAA
- a CDS encoding GTP-binding protein: MRNLQETHLNRARASLRQVLSWYGYLRKSGQLSSNPELAGLVKPELEALNSTLNKLDSSVIRIAAFGLVSRGKSAVLNALLGDKILQTGPLNGVTQWPRSVRWQPGGKVLVELIDTPGLDEIEGESRADMARVVVHQADLILFVVSGDITRTEYQALLELRQAQKPLILVFNKIDLYPDTDQGAIYQNLQQLGAGHPQAKPLLPDEIVMVAAEPAPMEVRVEWADGRVSYEWETPPPQVDELKETILNILNREGRSLLALNALIQARDAEAAIAQKTIDLREQEAEDIIWQFTKYKALAVMLNPIAFLDILGGTVADLALIRALARLYGLPMTSYEAGKILKTILFSSGGLLLGELGSSFLLGLGKSTAAITSGDNPSNITAFAGSAIAQAGIAGYGAYSVGKAAQVYLEKGCTWGQLGASSVIQEILSQVDQNTILYRLRQELGIKY; the protein is encoded by the coding sequence GTGCGTAATCTGCAAGAAACTCACTTAAATCGTGCCCGCGCCAGTCTCAGGCAAGTGCTGTCTTGGTATGGATATCTTCGCAAGTCAGGACAGCTTTCATCTAACCCAGAATTGGCAGGTTTAGTGAAACCGGAATTGGAAGCTTTGAACTCCACACTCAACAAGCTGGACTCTAGCGTTATTAGAATTGCCGCTTTTGGTTTGGTGAGTCGTGGTAAGTCAGCAGTTTTAAATGCCTTGCTGGGAGACAAGATTCTGCAAACTGGGCCCCTGAACGGTGTCACTCAATGGCCGCGTTCCGTGCGTTGGCAGCCAGGGGGTAAGGTACTAGTAGAGTTAATTGATACCCCTGGATTAGATGAAATTGAAGGTGAGTCACGGGCGGACATGGCACGAGTTGTAGTGCATCAGGCGGATTTGATTTTGTTTGTAGTGTCTGGTGATATCACGCGCACTGAGTATCAGGCACTGCTGGAATTGCGGCAAGCACAAAAACCCTTGATTTTGGTGTTTAACAAGATAGACCTTTATCCAGATACAGACCAGGGAGCGATTTACCAAAATTTACAACAACTCGGTGCAGGACATCCCCAAGCAAAGCCTCTACTACCTGATGAAATTGTCATGGTGGCGGCAGAACCAGCACCAATGGAAGTACGGGTTGAGTGGGCTGATGGACGTGTCAGTTATGAATGGGAGACACCACCACCGCAAGTAGACGAACTAAAAGAGACAATTCTGAATATTCTCAATCGAGAAGGGCGATCGCTTCTGGCTTTAAATGCACTGATCCAAGCACGGGATGCAGAAGCCGCGATCGCTCAAAAAACCATTGACTTACGCGAACAAGAAGCCGAAGATATCATCTGGCAATTTACCAAGTACAAAGCTTTGGCAGTAATGCTCAATCCCATCGCCTTCTTAGATATCCTAGGCGGAACTGTTGCTGATTTAGCTTTAATTCGCGCTCTAGCTAGGTTGTATGGTTTGCCGATGACTAGCTATGAAGCTGGAAAAATTTTAAAAACAATTTTATTTAGTTCTGGTGGCTTGCTGCTGGGAGAATTAGGTAGTAGTTTTCTTTTGGGTTTGGGTAAAAGTACGGCTGCAATTACCAGTGGTGACAATCCCAGCAATATTACTGCTTTTGCTGGCAGTGCGATCGCTCAAGCTGGTATCGCCGGTTATGGTGCATACTCTGTTGGCAAAGCTGCCCAAGTGTATCTTGAAAAAGGCTGCACTTGGGGACAGTTGGGCGCTAGCAGCGTCATTCAAGAAATTCTCTCTCAAGTTGACCAGAACACAATTCTGTATCGTCTGCGACAAGAATTAGGGATAAAATATTGA
- a CDS encoding DUF2281 domain-containing protein — MTVKKLLLQKIESSPDSLLEETLDFLYFLKTKQELQKKIHSTHKLSQKISSNS; from the coding sequence ATGACTGTTAAAAAACTCCTGCTTCAAAAAATAGAATCCTCCCCAGACTCTCTTCTAGAAGAAACTCTGGACTTTCTGTACTTTTTGAAGACCAAACAAGAATTACAAAAAAAGATACACAGCACCCATAAGTTAAGCCAGAAGATATCCAGCAATTCCTAG
- a CDS encoding TlyA family RNA methyltransferase, with translation MAKQRLDTLLVELNLCSSRALAQRLIQAGEVTVNQQVVDKSGTEVDISAQINIKERSPFVSRGGEKLSKALSVFAIPVAERICLDGGISTGGFTDCLLQAGAKKVYGIDVGYGQVDWRLRNDLRVILRERTNLRQLRPDDLYGEDDPIPDLAVVDVSFISLTKILPALWQLTQANREAVLLVKPQFEVGRSRVGKKGVVRDPNDQADAIFQVLQTAYPLGWKYKGLTWSPITGPAGNIEYLLWLGMESETPSPDLEAIKQITQSATTDLRKS, from the coding sequence TTGGCTAAACAGCGACTCGACACACTATTAGTAGAGCTAAATTTATGTTCCTCTCGCGCCTTAGCACAGCGGTTAATTCAGGCGGGGGAAGTTACTGTTAATCAGCAGGTAGTTGATAAGTCTGGTACAGAAGTTGATATTTCTGCTCAAATAAATATTAAGGAGCGATCGCCTTTTGTTTCTAGAGGCGGTGAAAAACTCTCCAAAGCTTTGTCAGTATTTGCCATTCCCGTAGCAGAGCGCATTTGTTTAGATGGTGGGATTTCTACTGGTGGTTTTACTGATTGTCTCTTGCAAGCTGGAGCAAAAAAAGTTTACGGAATTGATGTTGGTTACGGACAAGTTGACTGGCGGTTGCGAAATGATTTGCGGGTAATTTTGCGAGAACGCACCAATTTACGGCAACTACGACCAGATGACTTATATGGGGAAGATGACCCGATTCCTGATTTGGCTGTGGTCGATGTATCGTTTATTTCTTTAACTAAGATTTTGCCTGCTTTGTGGCAACTAACTCAAGCTAACCGAGAAGCTGTATTGTTAGTCAAGCCACAGTTTGAAGTCGGCAGATCCCGTGTAGGGAAAAAAGGCGTTGTGCGTGATCCAAACGACCAAGCTGATGCCATTTTCCAGGTGTTGCAAACAGCCTACCCATTAGGATGGAAATACAAAGGCTTAACTTGGTCGCCGATCACTGGCCCTGCTGGGAATATCGAATATCTTTTGTGGTTGGGAATGGAAAGTGAAACACCATCGCCTGATTTAGAGGCAATTAAGCAAATAACGCAATCAGCAACAACTGATTTACGGAAGAGCTAA
- a CDS encoding peptidase, translated as MGRITQHPILNTLINLISRRLITALALFIGTGLLIIFTNLQSSDGFTIISKSVYSGLIISLPPSSSPKSHPLPPTLAQWQDSTNNGDYFSQVTTTQVGYLVWSQFPVRVYVEPPKAISEKQAQAWVNGVLQGVQEWSTYLPLTVVEQPEIADITIIRKAPPLQISPGSNIPRARSAQTTYELYTSNKVLSHRFTIFLSPSQTGEYLIAAARHEFGHALGIWGHSPLQTDALYFSQVRNPSPISARDVNTLKRVYEQPTSLGWSLVDNSKIN; from the coding sequence ATGGGGAGAATAACCCAACACCCGATACTTAACACCCTAATAAATTTAATTTCACGGCGGTTAATTACAGCTCTTGCCTTATTTATTGGCACAGGGCTGTTAATCATTTTTACAAATCTCCAGTCGAGCGATGGGTTTACAATAATATCAAAATCTGTATATTCAGGCTTAATAATCTCTCTCCCTCCCTCATCTTCTCCAAAATCCCATCCCTTACCGCCCACACTTGCACAGTGGCAAGATAGCACTAATAATGGTGACTACTTTTCCCAAGTCACAACAACCCAAGTTGGTTATTTGGTCTGGTCACAATTTCCCGTTCGAGTTTACGTAGAACCACCAAAAGCCATCAGCGAAAAACAAGCTCAAGCATGGGTTAACGGTGTCTTGCAGGGTGTGCAAGAATGGAGTACTTATTTGCCTTTGACAGTAGTCGAACAGCCAGAAATTGCTGATATTACGATTATCCGAAAAGCGCCACCTCTACAAATTTCCCCTGGTAGTAATATACCCCGGGCGCGATCGGCACAAACTACTTACGAGTTATACACCAGCAACAAAGTTTTATCCCACCGCTTCACCATCTTTTTAAGCCCCAGTCAAACAGGTGAGTATCTCATTGCAGCCGCCCGCCACGAATTCGGTCATGCGCTGGGAATTTGGGGCCATAGTCCGCTACAAACCGATGCACTATATTTTTCTCAAGTTCGTAACCCATCGCCTATTTCTGCCAGAGATGTAAATACTTTAAAACGGGTTTATGAACAGCCAACAAGTTTAGGATGGTCTTTAGTAGATAATTCAAAGATTAATTGA
- a CDS encoding ABC-F family ATP-binding cassette domain-containing protein, protein MLRLEHISKIYPTGEVLKDINWEVKPGDRIGLVGVNGAGKSTQLKIISGEIEPTAGEIIRPNSLHIAYLNQEFEVDPSRTVREEFWTVFKEANEVQLSLAHVPQEMETANPEELDRLIDKLDRLQRKFEALDGYNLDARIGKILPEMGFGLEDGDRLVSAFSGGWQMRMSLGKILLQKPDLLLLDEPTNHLDLETIEWLENYLKGLVTPMVIVSHDREFLDRLCTQIVETERGVSATYLGNYSAYLSQKAESQSAQLSAYERQQKELEKQQTFVDRFRASATRSTQAKSREKQLDKIERIEAPIAGVRTLHFRFPPAPRSGREVVEIKDLTHIYDDKILFLGTNLLIERGDRIAFLGPNGAGKSTLLRVIMGMEPPTEGSVNLGDHNVLPGYFEQNQAEALDLKRTVMETIHDEVPDWDNQEVRTLLGRFLFTGDTVFKAVGALSGGEKARLALAKMLLRPANLLILDEPTNHLDIPAKEMLEEALKNYDGTAILVSHDRYFISQVANKIVEIRDGEFRVYLGDYHYYLQKIAEEKEQAKLAAIEAEKAAKKAAKAAKASTKRK, encoded by the coding sequence ATGCTGCGATTAGAACATATAAGTAAAATTTATCCCACAGGCGAAGTTCTCAAAGATATCAACTGGGAAGTTAAACCAGGCGATCGCATTGGCTTAGTCGGTGTCAACGGTGCGGGAAAATCCACCCAACTCAAAATCATCTCTGGGGAAATTGAACCTACCGCCGGCGAAATCATTCGTCCCAACAGCTTACATATAGCCTACCTCAACCAAGAGTTTGAAGTAGACCCCAGCCGCACTGTTAGAGAAGAATTTTGGACTGTCTTCAAAGAAGCCAACGAAGTACAGTTGTCTCTGGCACATGTACCACAAGAGATGGAAACGGCTAACCCAGAGGAACTGGATCGACTGATCGACAAGTTGGATCGCTTGCAGCGCAAATTTGAAGCCTTGGATGGCTACAACTTGGATGCACGCATCGGGAAAATCTTACCAGAGATGGGGTTTGGGCTAGAAGATGGCGATCGCCTCGTCAGTGCCTTCAGTGGTGGTTGGCAGATGCGGATGAGTTTAGGTAAAATTCTTCTGCAAAAACCCGACTTGTTGCTGCTGGATGAACCGACTAACCACCTGGATTTAGAAACCATTGAGTGGTTGGAAAATTACCTCAAAGGGCTGGTTACGCCGATGGTAATAGTCTCCCATGACCGGGAGTTCCTTGACCGCCTTTGCACCCAAATTGTGGAAACTGAACGTGGTGTTTCCGCAACCTACCTTGGTAACTACTCGGCATATTTGTCACAAAAAGCCGAAAGTCAATCAGCACAACTTAGTGCTTACGAACGCCAGCAAAAAGAATTAGAGAAACAGCAAACCTTTGTTGATAGATTTCGCGCCAGTGCAACCCGTAGTACCCAAGCAAAAAGCCGGGAAAAGCAACTCGACAAAATTGAGCGCATTGAAGCACCCATTGCGGGAGTCAGAACTCTCCACTTCCGTTTTCCGCCTGCACCCCGCAGTGGACGCGAGGTAGTAGAAATTAAAGACTTAACTCATATCTATGATGATAAGATTTTGTTTTTGGGAACGAATCTTCTAATTGAAAGAGGCGATCGCATTGCATTTCTGGGGCCCAACGGTGCTGGGAAATCTACCCTTCTACGCGTGATTATGGGTATGGAACCACCCACAGAAGGTAGCGTGAATTTAGGCGATCACAACGTTCTTCCTGGTTACTTTGAGCAAAATCAAGCTGAAGCTTTGGACTTGAAGAGAACTGTCATGGAAACTATCCATGATGAAGTTCCCGATTGGGATAATCAAGAAGTCCGCACGCTTTTGGGACGATTTTTATTCACTGGTGATACTGTATTTAAGGCAGTTGGGGCATTAAGTGGAGGAGAAAAAGCTCGTCTGGCGTTGGCAAAAATGCTCTTACGTCCCGCGAACTTACTAATTTTAGATGAGCCGACAAACCACCTAGATATTCCAGCTAAAGAAATGCTGGAAGAAGCGCTCAAAAATTATGATGGTACGGCAATTTTAGTTTCCCACGATCGCTACTTTATTTCTCAAGTAGCAAACAAAATCGTTGAAATTCGTGATGGTGAATTCCGGGTTTACTTAGGAGATTATCATTACTATCTCCAGAAAATTGCCGAAGAAAAAGAACAAGCGAAGTTAGCTGCAATAGAAGCCGAAAAAGCAGCGAAAAAAGCTGCTAAAGCTGCTAAAGCTTCCACGAAAAGGAAATAA
- the gpmI gene encoding 2,3-bisphosphoglycerate-independent phosphoglycerate mutase, protein MTKAPVAPVVLVILDGWGYCEEKRGNAIVAAKTPIVDSLWAAYPHTLIHTSGKAVGLPEGQMGNSEVGHLNIGAGRVVPQELVRISDAVEDGSIALNPALVKICQEVRSRNSKLHLVGLCSEGGVHSHITHLFGLLDLAKDQRIPEVCIHAITDGRDTAPTDGVRAITLLQDYIDRTGIGRIVTLSGRYYAMDRDHRWDRVKRAYDVMTQDGVGSDRKAVEILQASYALGIKDEFVNPIRIAPGAIEPGDGVIFFNFRPDRSRQLTQALVSPTFNGFERQQITPLSFVTFTQYDSDLPVAVAFEPQNLSNILGEVIANHSLNQFRTAETEKYAHVTYFFNGGLEEPFAGEDRELVSSPMVATYDHAPAMSAAAVTDVAIAAIQKGTYSLVVINYANPDMVGHTGQIEATITAVETVDRCLGRLLESVIKAGGTTIITADHGNAEYMLDNGGNPWTAHTTNPVPFILVEGEKVKIPGYGTNVELRSDGKLSDIAPTILEILQLPQPPEMTGRSLLKTAEYELQRTRTPVQVGL, encoded by the coding sequence ATGACCAAAGCACCTGTTGCTCCTGTGGTGCTAGTCATTTTAGACGGATGGGGCTACTGCGAGGAAAAGCGAGGAAACGCTATTGTTGCTGCTAAAACTCCCATCGTGGACAGTTTATGGGCAGCTTACCCGCATACCCTCATCCACACATCAGGAAAAGCCGTAGGGTTGCCAGAAGGTCAAATGGGCAACTCGGAAGTTGGTCATTTGAACATTGGTGCTGGGCGAGTGGTACCGCAAGAACTTGTACGCATCTCTGATGCAGTCGAAGACGGTTCTATTGCCTTAAACCCAGCACTCGTTAAAATTTGCCAGGAAGTTCGCTCTCGGAATAGCAAGCTGCATCTAGTAGGCCTTTGTTCTGAGGGAGGGGTACATTCGCATATCACCCATCTATTCGGACTACTTGACTTAGCCAAAGACCAGCGAATTCCAGAAGTTTGTATTCACGCCATCACTGATGGTCGTGACACCGCCCCAACTGACGGTGTAAGAGCAATCACACTGCTGCAAGATTATATAGATCGCACAGGAATTGGGCGCATAGTCACCCTCAGCGGTCGCTACTACGCGATGGATCGCGATCACCGCTGGGATCGGGTCAAACGCGCCTACGACGTGATGACTCAAGATGGTGTGGGTAGCGATCGCAAGGCTGTGGAAATCTTGCAAGCATCTTACGCCTTAGGGATAAAAGACGAATTTGTCAACCCAATCCGAATTGCTCCAGGCGCAATAGAACCAGGGGATGGGGTGATATTTTTTAACTTCCGCCCCGATCGTTCTAGACAACTGACTCAAGCTTTAGTCAGTCCCACATTTAACGGTTTTGAAAGACAGCAAATCACACCACTGTCCTTTGTCACCTTTACGCAGTACGATTCAGACTTACCCGTGGCTGTAGCCTTTGAGCCTCAGAATCTCAGTAACATTCTGGGAGAAGTCATAGCCAATCACAGTCTGAATCAGTTCCGCACCGCCGAAACAGAAAAATACGCCCACGTCACTTATTTCTTTAATGGGGGTCTGGAGGAACCTTTTGCTGGAGAAGACCGAGAACTGGTAAGCAGCCCGATGGTAGCGACTTACGATCATGCCCCAGCCATGTCAGCAGCAGCAGTTACAGATGTAGCGATCGCTGCGATTCAAAAGGGTACGTATTCCCTAGTTGTGATTAACTATGCCAACCCAGACATGGTAGGGCATACTGGTCAAATCGAAGCTACCATTACAGCAGTTGAAACAGTTGATCGCTGTTTGGGACGCCTACTAGAGAGCGTTATCAAAGCCGGCGGTACAACAATTATTACTGCCGACCACGGCAACGCTGAGTATATGCTAGATAATGGGGGTAATCCCTGGACAGCTCATACCACTAACCCAGTCCCCTTTATCTTGGTGGAAGGAGAGAAAGTCAAAATCCCTGGATATGGTACAAATGTCGAACTGCGAAGCGATGGCAAGCTATCCGACATCGCCCCCACAATTCTAGAGATTTTACAGCTGCCTCAGCCACCAGAAATGACAGGGCGATCGCTGCTGAAAACAGCAGAATATGAGCTGCAACGCACTCGCACCCCTGTGCAAGTAGGGCTGTAA
- a CDS encoding glycosyltransferase family 4 protein — protein sequence MRIAWIGKKSPFCGNVTYSREITNALLDRGHQVSFLHFAQEESEPDNWPNLREVSLPFIYKSQVYTIPTFKATKVLTESLREIKPDIVHASLTLSPLDFLLPEICEELRLPLIATFHTPFAGKGAKLISGTQLLAYQLYAPFLVNYDRVIVFSQIQRELLARMGVREENIAVIPNGVDTAKYSPGLSKVKVEFKAERLFVYQGRIAPEKNVEALLRAWKQSAMGLGSKLLIVGDGPLKSSLEPFFGSEYGIIWLGFIADEYRRIEILRGADVFVLPSLVEGLSLSLLEGMACGLACLATDVGADGEVLEKGAGVVISTKTARTQLRTLLPVLQDHPELTTLLGQKARQRVLDRYTLSKNITLLEELYKEVLAQRPLPLSRRA from the coding sequence ATGCGTATAGCCTGGATTGGAAAAAAATCACCCTTTTGCGGGAATGTCACCTACAGTCGAGAAATTACAAATGCCTTGCTAGATAGGGGACATCAAGTTAGCTTTCTTCACTTCGCCCAGGAAGAGTCTGAACCTGACAATTGGCCAAATCTTCGAGAGGTTTCCCTCCCTTTCATTTACAAGTCCCAGGTTTATACAATTCCCACTTTTAAAGCCACCAAAGTTTTAACGGAGTCGCTGCGGGAAATCAAGCCAGATATAGTCCATGCTTCCTTGACGCTATCTCCTTTAGACTTTCTTCTACCGGAAATCTGTGAGGAACTGAGGTTGCCCCTAATTGCCACTTTTCACACACCGTTTGCTGGCAAGGGAGCAAAGCTGATATCGGGAACACAACTTTTGGCTTATCAGCTCTACGCGCCTTTTTTAGTTAACTATGATCGCGTGATTGTATTTTCCCAAATTCAGCGAGAATTATTGGCACGGATGGGCGTGAGAGAAGAAAATATTGCCGTAATTCCCAACGGTGTTGATACCGCCAAGTATTCTCCAGGACTTTCTAAAGTCAAAGTAGAATTTAAAGCCGAACGCTTGTTTGTCTATCAGGGTCGAATAGCGCCAGAGAAAAATGTCGAAGCCCTCCTCCGGGCTTGGAAGCAGTCTGCAATGGGGCTTGGTAGTAAGTTGCTAATTGTTGGTGACGGCCCTTTGAAGTCTTCCTTAGAGCCGTTTTTTGGCTCAGAGTACGGCATTATCTGGTTGGGATTTATCGCTGATGAATACCGACGCATCGAAATTTTGCGAGGCGCAGATGTATTTGTTTTGCCTTCATTAGTAGAGGGTTTGTCCCTATCTTTGTTAGAAGGAATGGCATGTGGGTTGGCTTGTTTAGCAACAGACGTGGGTGCAGATGGAGAAGTATTGGAAAAGGGCGCAGGTGTAGTTATTAGTACCAAAACAGCGCGAACACAATTAAGAACCCTCTTGCCAGTGTTGCAAGACCATCCAGAGTTAACAACCTTACTAGGGCAAAAAGCCAGACAGCGTGTATTAGACCGCTATACCCTCAGTAAGAATATTACTCTACTGGAAGAACTTTATAAGGAAGTTTTAGCACAGCGACCTCTACCGCTAAGTCGCAGAGCATAG
- a CDS encoding DUF29 family protein, with translation MEELLTLKDLLVKGDVQRALLIVEELTEMSRNDIIKTIRSYAVILLLHLIKQQAENRTTRSWEVLIRNSVREIQRRKAGGYYLTAEELLEILAEAYLNAIDESTLEVEEGHYEPEELEKLINREEIINRALTLILPGESS, from the coding sequence ATGGAAGAATTATTAACCCTGAAAGACTTGCTTGTTAAAGGCGATGTTCAAAGAGCATTGCTTATAGTCGAAGAATTAACAGAAATGAGCCGAAATGACATAATCAAGACAATTCGTAGCTATGCGGTGATTTTGCTGTTGCATCTGATTAAACAACAAGCTGAAAATCGCACGACTCGTTCTTGGGAAGTCTTAATTCGGAATTCAGTTCGGGAAATTCAGCGGCGTAAAGCAGGGGGCTATTATCTCACGGCAGAAGAATTGTTAGAAATCTTAGCAGAAGCCTATTTAAATGCCATTGATGAGTCAACGCTTGAAGTAGAAGAAGGTCATTATGAGCCAGAAGAATTAGAAAAGCTGATTAACCGAGAAGAAATTATCAATCGTGCTTTGACTTTAATTTTACCAGGAGAGTCTAGTTAA
- the apcB gene encoding allophycocyanin subunit beta, giving the protein MRDAVTSLIKNYDLAGRYFDRNAIDSLKSYFDSGTARVQAAAAINTNAAALVKQAGLKLFEELPELIRPGGNAYTTRRYAACLRDMDYYLRYATYALVAGNTNVLDERVLQGLRETYNSLGVPIGPTVRGIQILKDLIKEQVIAAGVINSSFVDEPFDHITRELSEQDI; this is encoded by the coding sequence ATGCGCGATGCGGTAACAAGTTTAATTAAGAATTATGACCTAGCTGGTCGGTATTTTGACCGGAATGCGATCGATAGTCTGAAGTCTTACTTTGACAGTGGTACAGCAAGAGTACAAGCTGCGGCAGCAATCAATACCAATGCGGCTGCACTTGTCAAGCAAGCTGGTTTAAAGTTATTTGAAGAACTGCCAGAATTGATTCGCCCCGGTGGAAATGCTTATACAACTCGTCGTTATGCAGCTTGTCTACGGGATATGGACTACTATCTGCGCTATGCCACCTATGCGCTGGTTGCTGGGAACACGAATGTGTTGGATGAACGAGTGCTACAAGGGCTGCGGGAAACTTACAATTCTCTAGGAGTGCCTATTGGGCCTACGGTTCGCGGTATCCAAATTCTCAAGGATTTGATTAAAGAACAGGTGATAGCCGCAGGTGTGATTAATTCTAGCTTTGTGGATGAACCATTTGATCACATCACACGCGAGTTGAGCGAGCAGGATATTTAG
- a CDS encoding Calvin cycle protein CP12 translates to MTTSLNSFETAGKANIEEAITEAITEARTTCEQDGSNSAGCAVAWDIVEELQAEKADQHQAKQKKTSLENYCDTHPDSVECLIYDV, encoded by the coding sequence ATGACAACTAGCCTAAACTCATTTGAAACTGCTGGGAAGGCAAATATTGAAGAAGCGATTACTGAAGCCATTACTGAAGCCCGGACAACTTGTGAGCAAGATGGCAGTAATTCTGCTGGTTGTGCCGTAGCCTGGGACATTGTGGAAGAATTGCAAGCTGAGAAAGCTGATCAACACCAAGCAAAACAAAAGAAAACCTCTCTAGAAAATTATTGCGATACCCATCCTGATTCTGTAGAGTGTCTAATATACGACGTTTAG